One Brevibacterium spongiae DNA segment encodes these proteins:
- the miaB gene encoding tRNA (N6-isopentenyl adenosine(37)-C2)-methylthiotransferase MiaB — protein sequence MTELIESPVTPETTPRSYEVKTYGCQMNVHDSERLSGLLDDAGYVQANTDDQADVVVFNTCAVRENADNRLYGNLGQLAKVKENHPGLQIAVGGCMAQKDRDTIVKKAPWVDVVFGTHNMGSLPALLERARHNEEAQVEILESLDVFPSTLPSRRESQHSGWVSISVGCNNTCTFCIVPSLRGKEKDRRPGDILAEVEALVADGVVEVTLLGQNVNSYGAEFRDKGAFAKLLRAVGNVDGIERVRFTSPHPAAFSDDVIEAMAETPTVMPQLHMPLQSGSDTILKSMRRSYRTKRFMNILDSVRERIPNAAITTDIIVGFPGETEEDFQGTMDIVRRARFSQAFTFQYSIRPGTPAATMEDQIPKDVVQERFERLTALQDEIAWEENTNQIGREVEVLVTKLPHDDSPRLSGRAADNRLVHVGIPDGAPMPRPGDFVTATVTEAKPYFLLADSGYSVRPSRAGDAYDRAQADSCGAPAPGQSGGSTNLGMPTIRPRG from the coding sequence ATGACTGAACTGATTGAATCCCCGGTGACACCCGAGACCACACCCCGCAGCTACGAGGTGAAGACCTACGGATGTCAGATGAACGTACACGATTCCGAGCGACTCTCCGGACTCCTCGACGACGCCGGCTACGTTCAGGCCAACACCGACGACCAAGCCGATGTCGTCGTCTTCAACACCTGTGCGGTGCGTGAGAACGCCGACAACCGCCTCTACGGCAACCTCGGCCAGCTCGCGAAGGTCAAGGAGAACCACCCCGGCCTGCAGATCGCCGTCGGCGGATGCATGGCGCAGAAGGACCGGGACACCATCGTCAAGAAGGCCCCGTGGGTCGACGTCGTCTTCGGCACCCACAACATGGGCTCCCTGCCGGCGCTGCTCGAACGCGCCCGCCACAACGAAGAAGCCCAGGTCGAGATCCTCGAAAGCCTCGACGTCTTCCCCTCCACTCTGCCCAGCCGCCGCGAATCCCAGCACTCCGGGTGGGTGTCGATCTCGGTCGGCTGCAACAACACCTGCACCTTCTGCATCGTGCCCAGCCTGCGCGGCAAGGAGAAGGACCGCCGCCCCGGCGACATCCTCGCCGAAGTCGAAGCACTCGTCGCCGACGGAGTAGTCGAAGTCACCCTGCTCGGACAGAACGTCAACTCCTACGGCGCGGAATTCCGCGACAAGGGCGCCTTCGCGAAGCTGCTGCGCGCCGTCGGCAACGTCGACGGCATCGAACGCGTCCGCTTCACCAGCCCCCACCCGGCCGCGTTCTCCGACGACGTCATCGAGGCGATGGCCGAGACCCCCACAGTCATGCCCCAGCTGCACATGCCGCTGCAGTCGGGTTCGGACACGATCCTCAAATCGATGCGCCGGTCCTACCGGACGAAGCGATTCATGAACATCCTCGACAGCGTGCGCGAACGCATCCCGAACGCCGCCATCACCACCGACATCATCGTCGGCTTCCCCGGAGAGACCGAAGAGGACTTCCAAGGCACCATGGACATCGTCCGCCGCGCCCGCTTCTCCCAGGCCTTCACCTTCCAATACTCGATCCGCCCGGGCACCCCTGCCGCGACCATGGAGGACCAGATCCCGAAGGACGTCGTCCAGGAACGCTTCGAACGCCTCACGGCACTCCAGGACGAGATCGCCTGGGAGGAGAACACGAACCAGATCGGCCGTGAGGTCGAGGTCCTCGTGACTAAGCTGCCGCACGATGACTCCCCACGCCTGAGCGGCCGCGCTGCCGACAATCGACTCGTCCACGTCGGCATTCCCGACGGCGCCCCGATGCCCCGCCCGGGCGACTTCGTCACCGCCACCGTCACCGAGGCGAAGCCCTACTTCCTGCTCGCCGATTCCGGATACTCGGTGCGCCCGTCCCGCGCCGGCGACGCCTATGACCGTGCACAGGCCGACAGCTGCGGGGCACCCGCACCCGGACAGTCCGGCGGGTCGACGAACCTCGGAATGCCGACCATCCGCCCCCGCGGCTGA
- a CDS encoding regulatory protein RecX: protein MTSKSPDTPTSDVESSAPAERVGAGESGQAGTGQAGSGQAETLTQLRSAISEIDQRHAEGEAGFFAGLSDIDADPAPRKSSRKSSQKSSQTSPRTKKRTAGRKRQQSDPDSGWVEGGTEALPDFVDAPDFAQAPGFAQAPDFVDGADDDGPPDFAAGPGLSFDDEDDAPDFDADYAHAKKTAMNMLAMRDHSSDELRKKLLKRDLMPEAVDVLIEKLQNSKLLNDEEFAHRFVRAQRENRKLSRSVLKRELSKKGISPELAADAVAEVDGEEELAREVAAKKAASTRRLEHHVRERRILGMLARRGFPSGICIKVTREVLAED from the coding sequence ATGACGTCGAAGTCTCCTGACACCCCGACGTCTGACGTCGAGTCCTCCGCACCGGCCGAACGGGTCGGTGCGGGGGAGTCAGGTCAGGCCGGAACCGGTCAGGCTGGATCCGGTCAGGCCGAAACCCTCACGCAGCTGCGCAGCGCGATCTCGGAGATCGATCAGCGCCATGCCGAGGGTGAAGCCGGCTTCTTCGCCGGGCTCTCCGACATCGACGCGGACCCTGCACCGCGGAAGTCGTCGCGGAAATCTTCACAGAAGTCTTCGCAGACATCGCCGCGCACGAAGAAGAGAACAGCGGGTCGCAAGCGTCAGCAGAGCGATCCGGACAGCGGGTGGGTCGAAGGCGGCACCGAGGCGCTTCCCGACTTCGTCGACGCCCCCGATTTTGCTCAGGCACCCGGTTTCGCGCAGGCACCGGATTTCGTCGACGGCGCTGACGACGACGGCCCGCCTGATTTTGCTGCCGGTCCAGGGCTGAGCTTCGACGACGAAGACGATGCCCCCGATTTCGACGCCGACTACGCGCATGCGAAGAAGACGGCCATGAACATGCTCGCCATGCGCGACCACTCCAGCGATGAGCTGCGCAAGAAGCTGCTCAAACGCGACCTCATGCCCGAAGCCGTCGACGTGCTCATCGAGAAGCTGCAGAACTCCAAGCTGCTCAACGACGAAGAGTTCGCCCACCGATTCGTCCGCGCCCAGCGGGAGAACCGGAAGCTCTCCCGCTCCGTGCTCAAACGAGAGCTCAGCAAGAAGGGCATCAGCCCCGAACTCGCCGCTGACGCCGTTGCTGAAGTCGACGGCGAAGAAGAGCTCGCCCGCGAAGTCGCCGCGAAGAAGGCCGCATCGACCAGGCGTCTCGAACACCACGTGCGTGAGCGCCGAATCCTTGGCATGCTCGCCCGCCGCGGCTTCCCCTCAGGGATCTGCATCAAGGTCACCCGCGAGGTCCTCGCCGAAGACTGA
- the recA gene encoding recombinase RecA, translated as MARTPKNLQIPTGGDKSKALDAALGQIDRNYGKGAIMRLGEGVREPIASIPTGSVALDIALGIGGLPRGRVVEIYGPESSGKTTVALHAVANAQKGGGIAAFIDAEHALDPEYAKKLGVDTDQLLVSQPDTGEQALEIADMLIRSGALDVIVIDSVAALVPKAEIEGEMGDSHVGLQARLMSQALRKITGALAQSKTTAIFINQLREKVGVFFGSPETTSGGKALKFYASVRIDVRRIETLKEGQDAVGNRTRAKIVKNKVAPPFKQAEFDILYGHGISREGSLIDMGVDNGIIRKSGSWFTYDGDQLGQGKENVRNFLRDNPGLAEEIELKIKHKLGLIKVDEPEEGAEAVEEAQTDDVEVS; from the coding sequence ATGGCACGTACACCCAAGAACCTCCAGATCCCTACCGGCGGCGACAAGTCGAAGGCACTCGACGCCGCGCTGGGGCAGATCGATCGCAACTACGGCAAGGGCGCGATCATGCGTCTGGGTGAGGGTGTTCGCGAACCCATCGCCTCCATCCCGACCGGCTCGGTAGCCCTCGACATCGCTCTGGGCATCGGCGGCCTCCCGCGCGGTCGCGTCGTGGAGATCTACGGTCCGGAATCCTCCGGTAAGACGACCGTGGCCCTGCACGCAGTGGCCAACGCGCAGAAGGGCGGCGGCATCGCTGCGTTCATCGATGCCGAGCACGCTCTGGATCCGGAGTATGCGAAGAAGCTCGGCGTCGACACCGACCAGCTGCTCGTCTCGCAGCCGGACACCGGTGAGCAGGCACTCGAGATCGCCGATATGCTCATCCGCTCCGGCGCGCTCGATGTCATCGTCATCGACTCCGTCGCAGCACTCGTGCCCAAGGCTGAAATCGAAGGCGAGATGGGCGACAGCCACGTTGGTCTGCAGGCTCGTCTGATGTCGCAGGCTCTGCGTAAGATCACCGGTGCCCTCGCACAGTCGAAGACCACCGCGATCTTCATCAACCAGCTGCGTGAGAAGGTCGGCGTCTTCTTCGGTTCACCGGAGACCACCTCGGGTGGTAAGGCGCTGAAGTTCTACGCCTCCGTGCGCATCGACGTCCGCCGCATCGAAACCCTCAAGGAGGGCCAGGACGCGGTCGGCAACCGGACCCGGGCGAAGATCGTGAAGAACAAGGTCGCTCCGCCGTTCAAGCAGGCAGAGTTCGACATCCTCTACGGTCACGGCATCTCCCGCGAGGGCAGCCTCATCGATATGGGCGTCGACAACGGCATCATCCGCAAGTCCGGCTCCTGGTTCACATACGACGGTGACCAGCTGGGTCAGGGCAAGGAGAACGTCCGCAACTTCCTCCGCGACAACCCCGGCCTCGCCGAGGAGATCGAGTTGAAGATCAAGCACAAGCTGGGTCTCATCAAGGTCGACGAACCTGAGGAAGGCGCCGAGGCTGTCGAAGAGGCACAGACGGATGACGTCGAAGTCTCCTGA
- a CDS encoding DUF3046 domain-containing protein, translating into MRHTLYWILMNEEFGEARAASLHTDLTLSSLGSRTAEEAFSAGVEPRDIWIAVCDSMGVPESRRLGKEKPRATPF; encoded by the coding sequence ATGCGGCATACGCTCTACTGGATCCTCATGAACGAGGAGTTCGGTGAGGCGCGTGCCGCGTCCCTGCACACCGATCTCACCCTGAGCTCGCTCGGCTCCCGCACCGCCGAAGAGGCATTCTCCGCCGGAGTCGAACCCCGCGACATCTGGATCGCTGTATGCGATTCCATGGGCGTGCCCGAATCGCGTCGACTGGGCAAAGAGAAACCTCGAGCGACACCGTTCTGA
- a CDS encoding helix-turn-helix domain-containing protein — protein MLLRVEIGDALRSARRRQGRTLRDVSTGASVSLGYLSEIERGQKEASSELLSAICEALDLPLSALLSAVSDRFALEEGVQIPDTIPQELSDKILGHPEGYSAPRLAAKP, from the coding sequence ATGTTACTGAGAGTCGAAATCGGCGACGCGCTACGTTCCGCCCGCCGTCGTCAAGGCCGCACCCTGCGTGACGTCTCCACCGGTGCCAGCGTATCGCTGGGCTACCTCAGCGAGATCGAACGCGGACAGAAGGAAGCCTCCTCGGAGCTGCTGTCGGCCATCTGTGAAGCACTCGACCTGCCGCTGTCGGCACTGCTGTCCGCAGTGTCCGATCGCTTCGCCCTCGAAGAGGGAGTGCAGATTCCCGACACCATTCCGCAGGAACTGTCGGACAAGATCCTCGGGCATCCCGAGGGCTACTCTGCTCCACGCCTGGCCGCTAAGCCCTGA
- a CDS encoding CinA family protein, with translation MPESELFSTNRNIITTCTRLGLSLASAESLTGGRFVASLVDVPGASAVVRGGLVTYATDLKSSLAGVDADHLEETGPIDPVVAAQMAVGTAGRCVADIGISCTGVAGPDPQDGKPVGLVYTAIAFGGKAKVFEHEFSGDRNAIRAQTVAAMAVNLDEFVTELAFGPAGGQAGE, from the coding sequence GTGCCTGAGTCCGAGCTCTTCTCCACGAATCGGAACATCATCACCACCTGCACCCGGCTGGGGCTCTCGCTGGCCTCGGCGGAGTCGCTGACCGGAGGGCGATTCGTCGCCTCGCTCGTCGACGTGCCCGGTGCCTCGGCGGTGGTGCGCGGGGGACTCGTCACCTATGCCACCGACCTGAAATCCAGCCTCGCCGGAGTCGACGCCGACCACCTCGAGGAGACCGGCCCCATCGATCCCGTCGTCGCCGCGCAGATGGCTGTGGGAACAGCAGGCAGATGCGTCGCCGACATCGGGATCTCGTGCACGGGGGTGGCCGGGCCCGACCCGCAGGACGGCAAACCGGTCGGACTCGTCTACACGGCGATTGCCTTCGGCGGCAAGGCCAAGGTGTTCGAACACGAGTTCAGCGGCGACCGGAATGCCATCCGCGCCCAGACCGTTGCGGCGATGGCGGTCAACCTCGACGAATTCGTCACAGAACTCGCCTTCGGTCCGGCCGGCGGACAGGCCGGGGAATAA
- the pgsA gene encoding CDP-diacylglycerol--glycerol-3-phosphate 3-phosphatidyltransferase, with protein sequence MNDRVEAGASQQPAAEPSPWNVPNALTVLRILMVPVFLVLLLANGGDDVTTRWWALVVFLLAMLTDKIDGDLARKYNLVTNFGKIADPIADKSLMAAALIGLAVIVELPWWVPVIILVRELGITVLRFFMIRIIVMPASRGGKIKTVLQTVAIGLFLLLYPLANVVPSVVTFILLILAWVIMTAAIVVTLVTGIDYCVQAAKTYREAKAGGGTQRA encoded by the coding sequence GTGAACGATCGAGTCGAGGCCGGAGCCTCTCAGCAGCCCGCCGCAGAACCGAGCCCATGGAACGTTCCGAACGCACTCACTGTGCTGCGGATCCTCATGGTGCCCGTCTTCCTTGTCCTCCTCTTGGCCAATGGCGGCGACGATGTGACGACCCGGTGGTGGGCACTCGTCGTGTTCCTGCTGGCGATGCTCACCGACAAGATCGACGGCGATCTGGCACGCAAATACAACCTCGTGACGAACTTCGGCAAGATCGCCGATCCGATCGCCGACAAATCGCTCATGGCCGCCGCCCTCATCGGACTCGCTGTCATCGTCGAACTGCCCTGGTGGGTGCCGGTGATCATCCTCGTGCGCGAACTCGGCATCACCGTGCTCCGGTTCTTCATGATCCGCATCATCGTCATGCCCGCCTCCCGCGGCGGAAAGATCAAGACGGTGCTGCAGACCGTCGCGATCGGACTGTTCCTGCTCCTCTACCCGCTGGCGAACGTGGTGCCGTCCGTCGTCACCTTCATCCTGCTCATCCTCGCCTGGGTCATCATGACCGCGGCCATCGTCGTCACGCTCGTGACCGGAATCGACTACTGCGTGCAGGCGGCGAAGACCTACCGGGAGGCGAAGGCCGGTGGAGGCACTCAGCGTGCCTGA
- a CDS encoding DNA translocase FtsK 4TM domain-containing protein, whose translation MATRTTSPASGSGKRTARKNAGRSGQAGTEEPGTNVVTGAWNGVAHMAGNRARKTLSDEPTDQSPTKRDGTAFFLIGLSIIIAAFEWWNIPGAISDVVRSIVEGTFGRVALALPIVFVCYSIRLFLRGDDNRGNNRILIGGIFLLLSASGLAHIAAGNPSFVNTREAMANGGGALGFVISSPLTTATTVYVAVPLLVLLGLFSLLVITATPVRAIPKRLTDLYWRLTGGARPDSEAADSEKSQTDLVAENGRTSSLKPVMGAKRRSRKKKTEIPDSDESGTDDDAVTKAYDKAYIHEDDVNDEEADTTVIETEPKLKPGQRRPTKAEREMAELKKTIGMDDDAQAKKSEPAAASAPAPVPTTNAPAPPPTEQLPERVEQLTLAGDVTYTLPASDNLQPGPPAKERSEANDRVVEALRDVLEQFKIDAQVTGFSRGPTVTRYEVELGAGTKVEKVTALSKNIAYAVASADVRILSPIPGKKAIGIEIPNSDRENVALGDVLRSKAARKTDHPMVMGVGKDVEGGFVVADLSKMPHLLVAGATGAGKSSFVNSMITSIMMRATPDEVRMILVDPKRVELTIYEGIPHLITPIITNPKKAAEALEWVVREMDARYDDLANYGFKHVKEFNKAVREGRIQPPAGSERVLQPYPYLLVVVDELADLMMVAPRDVEASIQRITQLARAAGIHLVLATQRPSVDVVTGLIKANVPSRLAFATSSLADSRVVLDQPGAEKLIGQGDALFLPMGAAKPMRVQGAWVNESEIEKVVEHVKGQLKPNYREDVAVEAPKKQIDEDIGDDLELLLQAIEQVVTTQFGSTSMLQRKLRVGFAKAGRLMDLMESRGIVGPSEGSKARDVLVRPDDLPGTLAIIKGETPPEDSGGAAADAPTDNGQGSGQGHGQSGHASAAGDYDEEFDDDYGHSSHGSAPSYGSGSSDRYAQGVGHAEDLGVGDVDPETGLEVVEASGEDAWQLTGR comes from the coding sequence ATGGCGACCAGAACGACTTCCCCCGCTTCTGGTTCCGGTAAACGCACAGCGCGCAAAAACGCTGGTCGGTCCGGTCAAGCGGGGACCGAAGAACCCGGGACAAACGTTGTCACCGGTGCGTGGAATGGAGTGGCCCACATGGCCGGAAACCGTGCGCGAAAGACCCTCAGCGACGAACCGACCGATCAGTCACCGACGAAGCGGGACGGCACAGCGTTCTTCCTCATCGGGCTTTCGATCATCATCGCCGCTTTCGAGTGGTGGAACATCCCCGGCGCGATCAGCGACGTCGTGCGCTCGATCGTCGAAGGAACCTTCGGCCGAGTGGCCCTGGCACTGCCGATCGTGTTCGTCTGCTATTCGATCCGCCTGTTCCTCCGCGGCGACGACAACCGCGGCAACAATCGGATCCTCATCGGCGGGATCTTCCTGCTGCTGTCCGCCTCGGGCCTGGCCCACATCGCGGCCGGCAACCCCAGCTTCGTCAACACCCGTGAGGCCATGGCCAACGGCGGCGGCGCCCTGGGCTTCGTCATCTCCTCACCCCTGACAACGGCCACCACCGTCTACGTGGCGGTGCCGCTGCTCGTCCTGCTCGGACTCTTCTCCCTGCTCGTCATCACCGCCACCCCGGTCCGCGCGATCCCGAAGCGCCTGACCGACCTCTACTGGCGCCTGACCGGAGGAGCACGCCCAGACTCCGAGGCGGCTGATTCCGAGAAGTCCCAGACCGACCTCGTCGCCGAGAACGGTCGCACCTCGAGCCTCAAACCCGTCATGGGCGCCAAGCGCCGCAGCCGGAAGAAGAAGACCGAGATCCCCGATTCCGACGAATCGGGGACCGATGACGACGCCGTGACGAAGGCCTACGACAAGGCCTACATCCACGAGGATGACGTCAACGACGAAGAGGCCGACACCACGGTCATCGAGACCGAACCGAAGCTCAAGCCCGGCCAGCGTCGCCCGACCAAGGCCGAACGCGAGATGGCCGAGCTCAAGAAGACCATCGGCATGGACGACGACGCCCAGGCGAAGAAGTCCGAGCCCGCTGCCGCCTCGGCGCCGGCGCCGGTTCCCACGACCAACGCTCCCGCGCCGCCGCCCACGGAGCAGCTGCCCGAACGCGTCGAGCAGCTCACCCTGGCCGGTGACGTCACCTACACCCTGCCCGCCTCGGACAACCTCCAGCCCGGACCTCCCGCGAAGGAGCGCTCCGAGGCCAACGACCGCGTCGTCGAAGCCCTGCGCGATGTGCTCGAGCAGTTCAAGATCGACGCTCAGGTCACCGGGTTCTCCCGCGGACCCACGGTCACCCGCTACGAGGTGGAACTGGGTGCCGGTACCAAGGTCGAGAAGGTCACTGCGCTGTCGAAGAACATCGCCTACGCGGTGGCCAGCGCCGATGTCCGCATCCTCTCGCCGATCCCCGGCAAGAAGGCGATCGGCATCGAGATCCCGAACTCCGACCGTGAGAACGTCGCCCTCGGCGATGTGCTGCGCTCGAAGGCCGCCCGCAAGACCGACCACCCGATGGTCATGGGCGTGGGCAAGGACGTCGAAGGCGGATTCGTCGTCGCCGACCTCTCGAAGATGCCCCACCTGCTCGTCGCCGGTGCCACCGGTGCCGGTAAGTCGAGCTTCGTGAACTCGATGATCACCTCGATCATGATGCGCGCCACCCCCGACGAGGTCCGCATGATCCTCGTCGACCCCAAGCGCGTGGAGCTCACGATCTACGAGGGCATCCCGCACCTCATCACCCCGATCATCACGAACCCGAAGAAGGCCGCCGAGGCGCTCGAATGGGTCGTGCGCGAAATGGACGCCCGCTACGACGACCTCGCGAACTACGGATTCAAGCACGTCAAGGAGTTCAACAAGGCCGTCCGGGAAGGCCGGATCCAGCCGCCCGCCGGTTCCGAACGCGTCCTCCAGCCGTACCCGTACCTGCTCGTGGTCGTCGACGAGCTCGCCGACCTCATGATGGTCGCCCCGCGCGACGTCGAGGCCTCGATCCAGCGCATCACCCAGCTGGCCCGTGCCGCCGGCATCCACCTGGTGCTCGCCACCCAGCGACCCAGCGTCGACGTCGTCACCGGCCTCATCAAGGCCAACGTGCCCTCGCGCCTGGCGTTCGCGACCTCGTCGCTGGCCGACTCTCGCGTCGTGCTCGACCAGCCCGGCGCGGAGAAGCTCATCGGCCAGGGTGATGCCCTGTTCCTGCCGATGGGTGCGGCCAAGCCGATGCGTGTCCAGGGCGCCTGGGTCAACGAGTCCGAGATCGAGAAGGTCGTCGAACACGTCAAGGGCCAGCTCAAACCGAACTACCGCGAAGACGTCGCCGTCGAGGCGCCGAAGAAGCAGATCGACGAGGACATCGGAGACGACCTCGAGCTGCTGCTCCAGGCGATCGAACAGGTCGTCACGACGCAGTTCGGTTCGACGTCGATGCTCCAGCGCAAGCTGCGCGTGGGCTTCGCCAAGGCCGGTCGCCTCATGGACCTCATGGAGTCGCGCGGAATCGTCGGCCCCTCCGAAGGGTCGAAGGCCCGCGATGTGCTCGTCCGTCCCGACGACCTGCCGGGCACCCTGGCCATCATCAAGGGGGAGACCCCGCCCGAGGATTCCGGCGGAGCCGCCGCCGATGCCCCGACCGACAACGGTCAGGGCAGCGGTCAGGGACACGGTCAGTCCGGGCACGCCTCGGCGGCCGGGGACTATGACGAGGAGTTCGACGACGACTACGGGCACTCATCCCACGGCTCGGCCCCGTCGTACGGGTCCGGCTCGTCCGACCGCTACGCCCAGGGCGTCGGCCACGCCGAGGACCTCGGCGTCGGCGACGTCGATCCGGAGACCGGACTCGAGGTCGTCGAAGCCAGCGGAGAGGACGCCTGGCAGCTCACCGGCAGGTGA
- a CDS encoding ArsR/SmtB family transcription factor, producing MNPEPTAPDQAASLAESPMGPRGSEASRPAAAALARAVERRDATDAEAKALASSVRIRILRLCLDDALSNREIAEAAGLNPATSLHHVRMLADTGFLEAQEPRRGKRGSREIPYLATGKSWFLNTGDMTDEMLEAFTAEFTAAPYEERTMGRMAAMLTAEEVEEFRTRIDELFEEFRSRRQKDGATQWGLFIAMHPSSTVVGSAPEPDDGGEPDAQ from the coding sequence ATGAACCCAGAGCCGACCGCGCCTGATCAGGCAGCGAGTCTCGCGGAGAGCCCTATGGGGCCGCGCGGGTCCGAAGCTAGTCGTCCCGCCGCGGCGGCACTCGCCCGCGCGGTTGAACGTCGAGACGCCACCGACGCCGAGGCGAAGGCTCTGGCCTCGAGTGTCCGCATCCGGATCCTACGGCTGTGCCTCGACGATGCCCTCAGCAACAGGGAGATCGCCGAGGCGGCCGGACTGAATCCTGCGACCTCTCTCCATCATGTGCGGATGCTTGCCGACACCGGATTCCTCGAAGCCCAGGAGCCCCGCCGCGGAAAGCGGGGTTCGCGGGAGATCCCGTACTTGGCGACAGGTAAGAGTTGGTTCCTCAACACAGGTGACATGACCGATGAGATGCTCGAGGCCTTCACTGCCGAGTTCACTGCCGCCCCGTACGAAGAACGGACGATGGGTCGGATGGCTGCGATGCTCACCGCCGAGGAGGTCGAGGAGTTCCGGACCCGCATCGACGAGCTGTTCGAAGAGTTTCGGTCGCGGCGGCAGAAGGACGGGGCGACGCAGTGGGGGCTGTTCATTGCCATGCACCCGAGCTCAACCGTGGTCGGCTCTGCTCCAGAACCTGACGACGGCGGTGAGCCTGACGCCCAATGA
- a CDS encoding MFS transporter yields MKLWAGDTVSVFGSELVLFALPLIAVHIRHADAFEMGVLAALESAAFLLISLPAGAWVDRLPKKLVIVSGDIIRAAILLTIPLAWALDALSMLQLYLVAAGVGIVTVFFDIANQSYLPELVDGDAIADGNGKLQASQQTAGVAGPTLASGLVTILGAPLTVGLTSICMGLSSILVGLIRHREKPQPVENRAGFVAEVREGLAFVLSHPLLRRITACTGLTNFASSGVFALLVLFALTTLGLHQVELGIIMSVASAGGILGALSAAWVQKTLGEGTSIAVSALISGLCFLGVPLATLLPALPTLLVGWFLVTWAVVVYNIAQVSFRQRLCPKPLLGRMNASIRFLVWGPMPLGAFLAGILGDRLGVTTTMWILAVCALLGSLPVLISPLLRMRKLPRELDLLSSGETADQE; encoded by the coding sequence ATGAAGCTCTGGGCCGGTGACACCGTCTCCGTCTTCGGATCCGAGCTCGTCCTCTTCGCACTCCCCCTCATCGCCGTCCATATCCGCCACGCCGATGCCTTCGAGATGGGAGTGCTCGCCGCCCTGGAATCAGCGGCGTTCCTGCTCATCAGCCTGCCCGCCGGGGCCTGGGTCGATCGCCTGCCGAAGAAGCTCGTCATCGTCTCCGGCGACATCATCCGCGCCGCGATTCTGCTGACCATCCCTCTGGCCTGGGCACTCGATGCCCTGAGCATGCTTCAGCTATACCTCGTCGCGGCCGGGGTCGGCATCGTAACCGTCTTCTTCGATATCGCCAACCAGTCCTATCTGCCCGAACTCGTCGACGGGGACGCGATCGCCGACGGCAACGGCAAACTCCAAGCCAGCCAGCAGACCGCCGGAGTCGCAGGCCCGACCTTGGCCTCCGGACTCGTGACGATTCTCGGCGCGCCGCTCACTGTAGGACTCACGAGCATCTGCATGGGACTGTCCAGCATCCTCGTCGGGCTCATCCGGCACCGTGAGAAACCACAGCCGGTCGAGAATCGTGCCGGCTTCGTCGCCGAGGTCCGCGAGGGCCTCGCCTTCGTCCTCAGTCACCCCCTGCTGCGCCGCATCACCGCCTGCACGGGACTGACGAACTTCGCTTCCTCGGGCGTCTTCGCCCTCCTCGTGCTGTTTGCCCTCACCACTCTCGGACTCCACCAGGTCGAACTCGGCATCATCATGTCCGTCGCCTCCGCGGGCGGCATCCTCGGTGCGCTCAGTGCCGCCTGGGTGCAGAAGACCCTTGGTGAGGGAACGAGCATCGCCGTGTCCGCGCTGATCAGCGGCCTGTGCTTCCTCGGCGTTCCGCTCGCAACGCTCCTGCCCGCGCTTCCCACGCTTCTCGTCGGCTGGTTTCTCGTCACCTGGGCGGTCGTCGTCTACAACATCGCGCAGGTCAGCTTCCGCCAGCGCCTGTGCCCGAAGCCGCTGCTCGGGCGGATGAACGCCTCGATCCGATTCCTTGTGTGGGGGCCGATGCCGCTGGGCGCCTTCCTCGCCGGAATCCTCGGCGACCGTCTCGGGGTGACGACGACGATGTGGATCCTCGCGGTCTGTGCGTTGCTCGGCTCATTGCCGGTACTAATCTCTCCGCTGCTGCGGATGCGGAAGCTCCCGCGCGAACTCGATCTTTTGAGCAGCGGCGAAACGGCCGATCAAGAATGA